The window ATGTATATATAATGAATATCATGCCCCTGATCCCCCAGGGAGCCTTTGCCCACATAAGAGCCCCGACCCCGGAAGAAACGCAAGCTGCCCAGGATGCCAGTGAACCTTATGTAAGGCAGATGCGCCACTGCAGACAGTGCAGGGCTGATGCCTATGGCTATATTGATCAGGACATGACCCAGATGAGCGAGGAACGCAGAAATATTCTAAAAATCCAGACAAAAGAAGATATGGAAAAAGCAAGAGAAATTCTTGAGAAGAAAGGAAAAGAAGAAGCCTGAAAAACTTGAGAATATTCAGTCCCGGGTCAAAAAAACCTGAGACCTGGAGCCGAAAAGGCGGAGTTTAAGAACTCCGCTTCTTTGACTGATTTTAAAGCGTTACTCGAGGGTGATTGCCCCATTTGGACAGACATCTTCACATGCACCACAGTCAAGACATTCAGCTTCGTCTACAACTGCAAAATCATCATCACTGAGGGAGATTGCAGCGGCAGGACATTCATCTATACAGCTTCCACAGCCTGTGCAAGCGTCTGCATCGATTTTAGCTACCATGTTTTTCACTCCTTATTTCATCAATTCGGGACTTTTATAGGTCGGAATAATATCAGGTTGAAATATTAGGATATAATAATTTAATAAAAAGCTGTCGCTTCTATTCCCCGAAACAAAGACAAAAACAGATAAAGGATAACTTGAATTATGTAATGACAATAATACCTCGAATTGCCTGGCTATTAAGGAAAAATGGAAAGATCAAGCTTATAAATGTGGCATTGATTACCGTTAGTTCATAATTAATTTAGCTATATCTTACCATTAAATTATTATCAATTTATCATTAATTTACCAGGATCTCATCAATTAGTTTCTGTGATTTCTCACAACCTTGCCATTCATTTCTGTGATCTATCGCGACCTTATCATTAGCTTATCATTAGCTTATCATTAGCTTATCATTA is drawn from Methanosarcina lacustris Z-7289 and contains these coding sequences:
- a CDS encoding 4Fe-4S binding protein, translated to MVAKIDADACTGCGSCIDECPAAAISLSDDDFAVVDEAECLDCGACEDVCPNGAITLE